One stretch of Miscanthus floridulus cultivar M001 chromosome 18, ASM1932011v1, whole genome shotgun sequence DNA includes these proteins:
- the LOC136522158 gene encoding protein OXIDATIVE STRESS 3 LIKE 2-like — protein sequence MSVVAAVGPGAAAAAAGAYGHGQPLCGGGGARKRKDVGVVQDQEAEAPAGLRGSDRVAAAPRRAAGLFVLETVEEEADADAERSSIGAVSDDEEEDGEEVNSGGTSTAAGRKGGALASMDMDALDDALPIKRGLSNFFSGKSRSFANLQDAASAVTSARDLAKPENPFNKRRRVLRCCSIRRVASTSLSALPPFFLPPTTDGSTGNDGGRSG from the exons ATGTCCGTTGTGGCGGCCGTGGGGcccggcgccgcggcggcggcggcgggggcttaCGGGCACGGGCAGCCGCTatgtggcggcggcggggcgagGAAGAGGAAGGACGTGGGCGTGGTCCAGGACCAGGAGGCGGAGGCGCCGGCTGGGTTGCGGGGTAGCGACCGCGTCGCGGCGGCGCCGCGGCGTGCAGCCGGGCTGTTCGTGCTGGAGACGGTGGAGGAAGAGGCGGACGCGGACGCGGAGAGGTCGTCCATCGGCGCGGtgtccgacgacgaggaggaggatgggGAGGAGGTGAACAGCGGCGGGACGTCGACAGCGGCGGGGAGAAAGGGCGGCGCGCTCGCGTCCATGGACATGGACGCCCTCGACGACGCGCTCCCCATCAA GAGGGGCCTGTCCAACTTCTTCTCCGGCAAGTCGCGGTCGTTCGCGAACCTGCAGGACGCGGCGTCGGCGGTGACCAGCGCGCGGGACCTGGCCAAGCCCGAGAACCCGTTCAACAAGCGGCGCCGGGTGCTGCGGTGCTGCTCCATCCGGAGGGTCGCGTCCACCTCGCTCAGCGCGCTGCCGCCCTTCTTCCTGCCGCCCACCACGGACGGCAGCACCGGCAACGACGGCGGCCGCAGTGGCTGA
- the LOC136520536 gene encoding exocyst complex component EXO70A1-like, with the protein MGASHDAEGDQEARGMASLLAARRALRAGLEKSRALSHALAPRLEAIQARLPAMEASVRPIRAPREALATAGPNIDRAVGPAAAVLKVFDAVHGLEPPLLDRAAVAADLPGYLAVLAQLEAALRLLADNCGLATQWLSDIVAYLGERRLADARFVAGLAAALDRLRDDAASADLDAGLLAAALDLLVAEFRRLLKDHSAPLAMKDPAGGGSDPPAVVPSRIPPSVVYKLSLILDRLAANGRFDHCSSAYADARGDTVSASLRALGLDYLKETSGDAQALSPSVERWGRHLEFAVHHLLEAERKLCVAVFERRPEAAPLCFAEIAARAGILDFLNFGRALAGVKKDPIKLLRLLDVFDCLNKLRLDFNRLFGGKACVEIQSRTRELVKTVVDGAVEIFEELLVQVELQRNLPPPVDGGVPRIVSFVAKYCNQLLDQPYRSVLTQVITIHRSWRKEVFNDKMLVEAVLSIVKTLEINFDTWSKAYGDSTQSSLLMMNIHWHFFKHLKGTKLGELLGDPWLREHEQYKDYYSAMFLRESWGTLAPLLSREGLIMFSKGRATARDLVKQRLKSFNSSFDEMFQKQSKWVISDRDLQQKTCHLVVQAIVPVYRSFMQNYGPLVEQDVSASRYVKYSADDLDKKLNTLFLAKPGRPMRAGSFQIKNSDDKITSAMTGLYRSASTLK; encoded by the coding sequence ATGGGGGCGTCCCACGACGCCGAGGGGGACCAGGAGGCGCGGGGCATGGCGAGCCTCCTGGCGGCGCGCCGCGCGCTGCGTGCCGGCCTGGAGAAGTCGCGCGCGCTGAGCCACGCGCTGGCTCCCAGGCTGGAGGCCATCCAGGCGCGTCTCCCCGCCATGGAGGCGTCGGTGCGGCCGATCCGCGCGCCGCGGGAGGCGCTGGCGACGGCGGGGCCCAACATCGACCGCGCCGtgggccccgccgccgccgtgctcaaGGTGTTCGACGCTGTGCACGGCCTCGAGCCGCCGCTCCTCGACCGCGCCGCCGTTGCCGCCGACCTCCCGGGGTACCTCGCCGTGCTCGCGCAGCTCGAGGCCGCGCTCCGCCTGCTCGCCGACAACTGCGGCCTCGCCACGCAGTGGCTGTCGGACATCGTCGCCTACCTCGGGGAGCGCAGGCTCGCCGACGCACGCTTCGTGGCGGGACTCGCCGCCGCGCTCGACCGTCTCAGGGACGATGCCGCCTCCGCCGACCTCGACGCCGGGCTGCTCGCCGCCGCGCTCGACTTGCTCGTGGCCGAGTTCAGGCGGCTGCTCAAGGACCACTCCGCGCCGCTTGCGATGAAGGACCCCGCCGGCGGCGGCTCCGACCCACCGGCCGTTGTGCCTTCTCGGATCCCTCCCTCTGTCGTGTACAAGCTCAGCCTCATCCTTGACCGCCTCGCTGCCAACGGCCGGTTTGACCACTGCTCGTCGGCGTATGCGGACGCGCGAGGGGATACCGTGAGCGCCAGCCTCCGCGCGCTTGGACTTGATTACCTGAAGGAGACATCGGGGGACGCGCAGGCGCTCAGCCCGAGCGTCGAGCGCTGGGGGCGTCATCTGGAGTTTGCGGTGCACCACCTCCTTGAAGCTGAGAGAAAGCTCTGCGTCGCGGTGTTTGAACGGCGTCCTGAGGCCGCGCCCTTGTGCTTTGCTGAGATTGCAGCTCGTGCTGGCATTCTTGATTTCCTGAATTTCGGCCGTGCCCTGGCTGGTGTAAAAAAGGACCCCATCAAGCTATTGCGGCTGCTTGATGTGTTTGATTGTTTGAACAAGCTGAGGCTGGACTTCAACCGATTGTTCGGTGGAAAGGCTTGTGTAGAGATCCAAAGCAGGACTAGGGAGCTTGTCAAGACGGTCGTGGATGGTGCTGTTGAGATCTTTGAGGAATTGCTTGTTCAGGTGGAGCTGCAGCGCAATTTGCCGCCGCCAGTTGATGGTGGAGTGCCACGCATAGTGAGCTTTGTCGCCAAGTACTGCAATCAGCTTCTTGATCAGCCGTATCGATCTGTGCTGACACAGGTGATCACCATCCACCGCAGCTGGCGCAAAGAAGTGTTCAATGACAAGATGCTGGTTGAGGCAGTGCTTAGTATCGTTAAGACACTAGAGATAAACTTTGATACATGGTCAAAGGCTTATGGAGATTCGACACAGTCATCTCTCCTCATGATGAACATACACTGGCACTTCTTCAAACACCTGAAGGGTACAAAGCTGGGTGAGCTGTTAGGCGATCCATGGCTCCGGGAGCATGAACAGTACAAGGATTACTACTCAGCAATGTTTCTGAGGGAGAGCTGGGGAACACTTGCACCCCTGTTGAGCAGGGAGGGCCTGATCATGTTCTCCAAGGGCCGGGCTACTGCAAGAGATTTAGTGAAACAGAGGCTCAAATCATTCAATTCTAGCTTCGATGagatgtttcaaaagcagtctaAATGGGTGATATCGGATAGGGATCTGCAGCAGAAGACATGCCACCTCGTGGTGCAGGCTATAGTGCCTGTTTACAGGAGCTTCATGCAGAACTATGGGCCGCTTGTTGAGCAGGACGTTAGTGCGAGCAGGTATGTGAAGTACAGCGCCGATGATTTGGATAAGAAGCTCAACACACTCTTCCTGGCCAAGCCAGGCAGGCCAATGAGAGCTGGAAGTTTCCAGATCAAGAATTCGGATGACAAGATTACTAGTGCAATGACCGGATTGTATCGGAGTGCTTCTACTCTGAAGTAG